In Rattus norvegicus strain BN/NHsdMcwi chromosome 1, GRCr8, whole genome shotgun sequence, a genomic segment contains:
- the Tlcd3b gene encoding ceramide synthase isoform X1 yields the protein MALLFLLGCAFFPLCFAVFCWGLQNQTSLRMERQEAVLVASKLVSSVQAIMASTAGYIVSTSCKHIIDDQHWLSSAYTQFAVPYFIYDIYAMFLCHWHKHQVKGHGGEDGTPRALGSTWAVVRGYLHKEFLMVLHHAAMVLVCFPLSVVWRQGKGDFFLGCMLMAEVSTPFVCLGKILIQYKQQHTLLHKVNGALMLLSFLCCRVLLFPYLYWAYGRHAGLPLLSVPMAIPAHVNLGAALLLAPQLYWFFLICRGACRLFRPRGSPPRSPCQTQD from the exons ATGGCCCTGTTATTCCTCCTGGGGTGTGCCTTCTTCCCACTGTGCTTTGCTGTCTTCTGCTGGGGACTGCAGAACCAAACCAGTTTGCGGATGGAGAGGCAAGAGGCCGTCTTGGTGGCGTCCAA GCTGGTGTCCTCTGTCCAAGCCATCATGGCCTCCACAGCTGGCTACATAGTCTCCACATCCTGCAAGCACATCATAGATGACCA GCACTGGCTGTCCTCGGCCTACACACAGTTTGCAGTTCCCTACTTCATCTACGACATCTATGCCATGTTCCTTTGCCACTGGCACAAGCACCAGGTTAAAGGGCATGGAGGAGAAGACGGGACGCCCCGAGCCCTGGGCAGTACCTGGGCCGTGGTGCGTGGCTACCTGCACAAGGAGTTCCTCATGGTGCTCCACCACGCGGCCATGGTGCTGGTGTGCTTCCCACTCTCTGTG GTGTGGAGACAAGGCAAGGGAGATTTCTTTCTAGGCTGCATGTTGATGGCCGAGGTCAGCACACCTTTCGTCTGCCTGGGCAAGATCCTCATCCAG TACAAGCAGCAGCACACATTGCTGCACAAGGTGAATGGAGCCCTGATGCTACTCAGCTTCTTGTGCTGCCGGGTGCTGCTCTTCCCTTACCTGTACTGGGCCTACGGGCGCCACGCTGGCCTGCCCCTGCTCTCAGTGCCCATGGCTATCCCGGCCCACGTCAACTTGGGCGCTGCGCTACTCCTCGCACCCCAGCTCTACTGGTTCTTCCTCATTTGCCGCGGGGCCTGCCGCCTCTTCCGACCCCGAGGTTCCCCACCACGCTCTCCTTGTCAGACCCAGGACTGA
- the Tlcd3b gene encoding ceramide synthase codes for MLTPMVAGGVVFPGLFLLSKNTLQRLPQLRWEEADAVIVSARLVSSVQAIMASTAGYIVSTSCKHIIDDQHWLSSAYTQFAVPYFIYDIYAMFLCHWHKHQVKGHGGEDGTPRALGSTWAVVRGYLHKEFLMVLHHAAMVLVCFPLSVVWRQGKGDFFLGCMLMAEVSTPFVCLGKILIQYKQQHTLLHKVNGALMLLSFLCCRVLLFPYLYWAYGRHAGLPLLSVPMAIPAHVNLGAALLLAPQLYWFFLICRGACRLFRPRGSPPRSPCQTQD; via the exons ATGCTTACCCCAATGGTGGCTGGGGGGGTGGTGTTCCCCGGACTCTTCCTCCTATCCAAGAACACGCTCCAGAGGCTGCCCCAGCTGCGCTGGGAGGAGGCCGACGCAGTCATTGTCTCCGCCAG GCTGGTGTCCTCTGTCCAAGCCATCATGGCCTCCACAGCTGGCTACATAGTCTCCACATCCTGCAAGCACATCATAGATGACCA GCACTGGCTGTCCTCGGCCTACACACAGTTTGCAGTTCCCTACTTCATCTACGACATCTATGCCATGTTCCTTTGCCACTGGCACAAGCACCAGGTTAAAGGGCATGGAGGAGAAGACGGGACGCCCCGAGCCCTGGGCAGTACCTGGGCCGTGGTGCGTGGCTACCTGCACAAGGAGTTCCTCATGGTGCTCCACCACGCGGCCATGGTGCTGGTGTGCTTCCCACTCTCTGTG GTGTGGAGACAAGGCAAGGGAGATTTCTTTCTAGGCTGCATGTTGATGGCCGAGGTCAGCACACCTTTCGTCTGCCTGGGCAAGATCCTCATCCAG TACAAGCAGCAGCACACATTGCTGCACAAGGTGAATGGAGCCCTGATGCTACTCAGCTTCTTGTGCTGCCGGGTGCTGCTCTTCCCTTACCTGTACTGGGCCTACGGGCGCCACGCTGGCCTGCCCCTGCTCTCAGTGCCCATGGCTATCCCGGCCCACGTCAACTTGGGCGCTGCGCTACTCCTCGCACCCCAGCTCTACTGGTTCTTCCTCATTTGCCGCGGGGCCTGCCGCCTCTTCCGACCCCGAGGTTCCCCACCACGCTCTCCTTGTCAGACCCAGGACTGA
- the C1h16orf92 gene encoding fertilization-influencing membrane protein isoform X1 has product MKRWQWVTVWVWIWMAGLGTVETAPRRDGTQPLAPGASSQLFIDKPNFFDYPDSDQASLLAVAQFIGEKPVMFVKTGSSPGLFQHLLVGTLVVAFFLLLFQICMHVKEPSDQSNSSPGPSCEPHTSTQPSVEK; this is encoded by the exons ATGAAGCGGTGGCAATGGGTGACCGTATGGGTGTGGATATGGATGGCTGGGTTGGGGACTGTAGAAACAG cacccagaaGAGATGGGACCCAACCCTTGGCACCAGGAGCCAGCTCCCAGCTCTTCATAGACAAGCCTAATTTCTTTGATTATCCAGACTCAGACCAAGCTAGCCTTCTTGCCGTGGCCCAGTTTATTGGAGAGAAGCCTGTGATGTTTGTTAAGACAG GTTCCAGCCCTGGGCTCTTCCAACACCTCCTGGTGGGCACATTGGTGGTGGctttcttcctcctgcttttccAGATCTGCATGCACGT AAAGGAGCCTAGTGATCAGAGCAACAGTAGCCCTGGACCCAGCTGTGAGCCACACACATCCACCCAGCCTTCTGTTGAGAAATAA
- the C1h16orf92 gene encoding fertilization-influencing membrane protein isoform X2, producing the protein MGDRMAPRRDGTQPLAPGASSQLFIDKPNFFDYPDSDQASLLAVAQFIGEKPVMFVKTGSSPGLFQHLLVGTLVVAFFLLLFQICMHVSFQKGA; encoded by the exons ATGGGTGACCGTATGG cacccagaaGAGATGGGACCCAACCCTTGGCACCAGGAGCCAGCTCCCAGCTCTTCATAGACAAGCCTAATTTCTTTGATTATCCAGACTCAGACCAAGCTAGCCTTCTTGCCGTGGCCCAGTTTATTGGAGAGAAGCCTGTGATGTTTGTTAAGACAG GTTCCAGCCCTGGGCTCTTCCAACACCTCCTGGTGGGCACATTGGTGGTGGctttcttcctcctgcttttccAGATCTGCATGCACGT GAGCTTCCAGAAAGGAGCCTAG
- the C1h16orf92 gene encoding fertilization-influencing membrane protein precursor yields MKRWQWVTVWVWIWMAGLGTVETAPRRDGTQPLAPGASSQLFIDKPNFFDYPDSDQASLLAVAQFIGEKPVMFVKTGSSPGLFQHLLVGTLVVAFFLLLFQICMHVSFQKGA; encoded by the exons ATGAAGCGGTGGCAATGGGTGACCGTATGGGTGTGGATATGGATGGCTGGGTTGGGGACTGTAGAAACAG cacccagaaGAGATGGGACCCAACCCTTGGCACCAGGAGCCAGCTCCCAGCTCTTCATAGACAAGCCTAATTTCTTTGATTATCCAGACTCAGACCAAGCTAGCCTTCTTGCCGTGGCCCAGTTTATTGGAGAGAAGCCTGTGATGTTTGTTAAGACAG GTTCCAGCCCTGGGCTCTTCCAACACCTCCTGGTGGGCACATTGGTGGTGGctttcttcctcctgcttttccAGATCTGCATGCACGT GAGCTTCCAGAAAGGAGCCTAG
- the C1h16orf92 gene encoding fertilization-influencing membrane protein isoform X4 — protein sequence MKRWQWVTVWVWIWMAGLGTVETDSDQASLLAVAQFIGEKPVMFVKTGSSPGLFQHLLVGTLVVAFFLLLFQICMHVSFQKGA from the exons ATGAAGCGGTGGCAATGGGTGACCGTATGGGTGTGGATATGGATGGCTGGGTTGGGGACTGTAGAAACAG ACTCAGACCAAGCTAGCCTTCTTGCCGTGGCCCAGTTTATTGGAGAGAAGCCTGTGATGTTTGTTAAGACAG GTTCCAGCCCTGGGCTCTTCCAACACCTCCTGGTGGGCACATTGGTGGTGGctttcttcctcctgcttttccAGATCTGCATGCACGT GAGCTTCCAGAAAGGAGCCTAG
- the C1h16orf92 gene encoding fertilization-influencing membrane protein isoform X3, whose product MAPRRDGTQPLAPGASSQLFIDKPNFFDYPDSDQASLLAVAQFIGEKPVMFVKTGSSPGLFQHLLVGTLVVAFFLLLFQICMHVSFQKGA is encoded by the exons ATGG cacccagaaGAGATGGGACCCAACCCTTGGCACCAGGAGCCAGCTCCCAGCTCTTCATAGACAAGCCTAATTTCTTTGATTATCCAGACTCAGACCAAGCTAGCCTTCTTGCCGTGGCCCAGTTTATTGGAGAGAAGCCTGTGATGTTTGTTAAGACAG GTTCCAGCCCTGGGCTCTTCCAACACCTCCTGGTGGGCACATTGGTGGTGGctttcttcctcctgcttttccAGATCTGCATGCACGT GAGCTTCCAGAAAGGAGCCTAG